The Punica granatum isolate Tunisia-2019 chromosome 4, ASM765513v2, whole genome shotgun sequence sequence ATGTTATAATAGATTTGGTCTGATGGTATGATCATCATTAGGAATGTTGCTTGTGTAGCTTATACATTTTTTTGGTTTGCTTTTGTTCTTGCTCCTACAGCCCGTTATTTTGGTATTATTGAGGAAACTGAATTCAATTATAGATCTGAAGCAGTCTCTGAACAGCCTCCAAAGAGTTTTCAGTTATTTATTGATACTTTTTGGGTACTTGACATCCTTCTATGTTCCACAGGCCGAACAAAAGGCGCGTGAAGAAAGTGAAAAGCTGAGGCAGCAAGAGCGTGAACAAATtgcagaaaagagaaagcaagATCTGGTTCGTTTTCTAACAAGTTGTGCCTGTACATAGTACTGATTCCTGAGAATattcagattttttttctgTGGCGTCCTTGATGAAGCTGTTGATCCTTGGGTTTTgacattttattttccaatttctctACTCCCATCAGACTCTCAGGGCACGAGTTGCTGCCAAGGCAGAGGAGAAGAAGTTGGAATTGCTGTTTCTTCGGTGGAGCGAGCACCAGAGAAAACTTTGCAATTTTATAAGGTAGATTTTCCTATATTGTGATCTTCATGTGGCCAGCAAACAATTCTTGTCTTCATGTTCTTTAGAATATACCCTCCAAAATGCGCTGTTGCAGTATGTCCAACAACATTTCCCTTATTGTGCTGCAGGttatttttacttttggtCCAAAAGTCTCCATATTCACAGTTTTATAGAGACAAAGATAAGTTTCTATTTTACGGGCATGATATGATAAACCAGCTTGATGCTTTACTTTCTCACCGTTTTGAAGGTTTGTGAGGCGGATCACAATGcttgttatttttcttatgATTTTAATCTGTTGAACAACTTTGTTATCTTCCAGGACCAAAACAAAGCCCCCAATATATTATCTCCCAACTAAACCAGTGGAGGAAGATGCAGCTTCTGCTGAGCAGGCAAGGGAGCAGGTGGGCTTTTTTTCATTGAAATCATGTTCAACATCATAGAAACaggagaagaggaaaaaaataaaaatgataatataaaaaagggCCTATTGTTTGTGCCACATATTTTACTAAGAAATTTATTGGagtttttgtaattatttgcTTGCATTACAGACTTTCCTAGAGTGGAAGGCTGCTAGGAGGCAGGAGTTGTCCGAGTACCAGAAACAGATAGGAGAGCAGTACATTGCTAACGTTGAGAAGCAGCTGGAGAGGTGGCAAAACGCGAGGAAAGCGCGAAAAGGGAACAACAATGAGGATATGTTGAACTTGCAAGAGACTATGGACAAGGAGCTGGACACCCACAGGCTTGAGCATGGTCCTAAGACAAGGAAGATCCCAGGTAGTGGCAGCAACGaggatgatgaagatgatgttgAGGACATCAATGCTGGGGAGGATGACATGATGGATGATGTACTCGGTGTCGAGGACAACAGGAGAGCCGAAGATCTCGGTAAGACAGAATAAGCAGGTAATAGAAGCTCAGAACCTTGATGATACCCCGGTCCATTCGAGCCCGACAGCTATGTAGTCCTCTTATTTACTAGCCACATGGCTCGTAGATTACAGGTTTGCGTTTGTTTTTCTGAACATTAGCTTTATTTCCTAGGTTTTCTTTCTAGAGTAATTAGGCTATGTTTTACATGATAAAGAACACGCCGAGGCGGATGATGATCCTCCTCAGAGTCGGATGCTTGCCTTGTATTATTTGTGTTTTTGGCTTAGTAATGGAATGCGATTCACTTCGGAGTAGCTCCCTTAGTTCCCTGAAAGTTATTATTGATCGCTATGGAAATTATCGTACTGCACAAGAATGGGAAGCTGCTCATTCGCACTTTGCATTATCAAATGGATCTTTTGCTTGGTCCAAATAAAGAGAACCTCTCTTGCAACGTTGACCTCTTTCCAAAAATTCAACTCTTACCactggtacaaaaagttttcgCGACGGTCGGCGTGtcctttgtaaccgaaaaaagaaatcataatGCCATTAATGGCGATCTCTAGATGTCTCTTAGGatgaaaatgagagagaataGACGTACAAAACGACTAGAACAGGCCCAGCCCATTTTAATTGGGCCTCATCCTGGCCCATTAGCAGAGGTGAAGTACTGGAGTTAAACATGAGGCTCAGCCCGGCAAACTCCTCCGtcctccccctccccctccaTCGCAGTGCTGCACGTACTGCATAGACCAAAAGCTCGGCCTGAACACGAGAGCTGCACGCCGGGGAGCATAGCTTAGCAGTTGGCAGGGATGGAGGAAGGTGGGATCGCCATCGACTTCAGCGAACTGAGGGAGGCTCTGTCCTCCCAGTCTTACTCCAAAGTCGCCGACATCTGCGATTCTCTCATGCTCCGGGTACCCTTTCACTGTTCCGTGGACTCCTCATTCACTGTTGTCGGTTCATCCTTTCTCCTCAATCTGACTGCCGCCGGAATTTGCTGCAGGTGGCGGCGGagggcgtcccttaccaagacgaatGGCCTTATGCCCTTCATCTACTTGGCTACCTCTACGTTGATGACATGTGAGTATGGTTCTCTCCGCCCATTCGTAATTTTTATGATGCTTCTTTACATTGAAAAGTTTCCGCTTTAGCTTAAGCTTAATATGAGGGATAGCTTGAGTGATTGAGTAAGGAGTACCATTTGGTGGCACCGTCCTGCTCTACGCGCTAGGGTTCCCTGATGGCCTAGGATGTAGAATGTGCCGTATGACGGTCTTTAACTTCGATTCTAGGGAAATAGTTGATGCAAATAACTCGGGAGAGCTTCGGACGGTTATTTCGTGCGCTAATACCGAAAGCGATTGTGGAGGCTTTCTAGGATCAAATTGTTCTCTTGTGAACTTCTTGGTAACTATTCTCGGGGGCTTTTGTGTGGTGTTCTGCTTTAGGTCATTAGCTTCTGAACCTATTTGGTTTGGCGTGACAGAAACAGTGCACGATTTCTATGGAAATCCATTCCTGCTGCTATCAAAGAGAGCCAGCCAGAACTTGCTGCTGCTTGGAAAGTTGGTCAGAAGCTATGGACTCGTGACTATGCGGGTGTCCATGAGGCCGTGCGGGGCTTTGATTGGAGTCAGGAAACCCAGGGCCTCGtaaattcttttttgggtTAGTTTCTCTTTCAGATCTCTTTTCCCACTCTCTCTGTTCACTTCTTAAGATTGTTAAAGCATACATATCAGCTTGACCTTGATTGTCCAAGTGCAACGTGGGAATAAAGAATTTTCATCTTTCCCAATACACCCATTTGGTGATGGCATATGATGTTGACTTGTTGATCTCATCCGTATCCATTAGCT is a genomic window containing:
- the LOC116204639 gene encoding pinin; this translates as MASTEVEKTEEELRKEIDELHRQQREITERLRDPRGLRRGTFSGAGPRNVAANGARPRGLIRPADRADREDQPPSKRRLLSAVVKVEDGEITEDAETAKDAKNVASTKEGAVASANDGKVSDLHRGGGFGRDGNRREPKTVLEALPSEHVPRVLPKNEDPSLVNRNKRMLGQLLGTLEKFRKEDMKLSGTEAYMRRNNSLQRAEQKAREESEKLRQQEREQIAEKRKQDLTLRARVAAKAEEKKLELLFLRWSEHQRKLCNFIRTKTKPPIYYLPTKPVEEDAASAEQAREQTFLEWKAARRQELSEYQKQIGEQYIANVEKQLERWQNARKARKGNNNEDMLNLQETMDKELDTHRLEHGPKTRKIPGSGSNEDDEDDVEDINAGEDDMMDDVLGVEDNRRAEDLGKTE
- the LOC116204640 gene encoding COP9 signalosome complex subunit 8; amino-acid sequence: MEEGGIAIDFSELREALSSQSYSKVADICDSLMLRVAAEGVPYQDEWPYALHLLGYLYVDDINSARFLWKSIPAAIKESQPELAAAWKVGQKLWTRDYAGVHEAVRGFDWSQETQGLVNSFLEIYTRKMFQLLCSAYSTISIQDTALFLGMTEDDATNYVLQQGWLVDPVSLMLTVKKPPVLKEQKLNPDKLQRLTEYVFQLEH